The Ovis aries strain OAR_USU_Benz2616 breed Rambouillet chromosome 2, ARS-UI_Ramb_v3.0, whole genome shotgun sequence nucleotide sequence CTTCTACAGAGTTTTCATTTAAATTCCATTTACTTTTTATCCAGGGCTGAAATTCAGTCCCTTTTCCAGATGTATGCATGGTAGAGACCATAATAGGTGTTATAAACTGTGGAAATCCTTTATAATGTCACTATCGTTGGTAGAAAATAATGGATAACAAAAGAAGTTGGGTGGAAAAGCTTTAATAGTTCTGATGAGTATCTAAATGAATTAACCTTCTCCCCCCAAATCTTCAGGCTTGAAGATGCAGTGGACGCCGGAGCACGCCCAGTGGCCCGAACAGCACTTTGACATCACCTCTACCACTCGATCTCCTGCCCACAAAGTTGAAGCTTACAGAGGTCATTTGCAGCGCACGTACCAGTACGCCTGGGCAAACGACGACATATCTGCTCTGACGGCATCCAACCTACTAAAAAAATATGCAGAGAAGTATTCTGGCATTTTGGAAGGCCCTGTGGACCGACCCGTACTCAGCAACTACTCGGATGCACCATCAGGACTAGTGAATGGTCGGAAGAATGAAAGTGAACCCTGGCAGCCTTCCTTGAATTCAGACGCTGTTTATCCCATGAACTGTGTTCCGGATGTTATCACTGCCAGCAAAGCTGGAGTCAGTTCAGCCCTCCCTCCAGCAGATGTCTCTGCAAGTATAGGGAGCTCTCCTGGGGTGGCCAGCAACCTGACAGAGCCTAGTTATTCGAGTAGTACCTGTGGAAGCCACACTGTTCCTAGTCTTCATACAGGGCTCCCGTCTCAGGAATACGCCCCAGGGTACAACGGCTCGTATCTGCATTCTACTTACAGTAGCCAGCCAGCACCCGCACTCCCTTCACCTCATCCTTCTCCTCTGCATAGCTCCGGGCTCCTGCAGCCGCCACCCCCGCCTCCTCCGCCACCAGCCCTGGTCCCAGGCTACAATGGGACTTCTAACCTTTCCAGTTACAGCTACCCCTCTGCTAGCTATCCTCCTCAGACTGCTGTGGGGTCGGGGTATAGTCCTGGGGGTGCGCCCCCTCCTCCTTCCGCATATCTGCCTTCAGGAATTCCTGCTcccacacccctgccccccaccactgTTCCTGGCTACACCTACCAGGGTCATGGTTTGACACCGATCGCACCCTCGGCTCTGACAAACAGTTCGGCAAGTTCTCTCAAAAGGAAAGCTTTCTATATGGCAGGGCAAGGAGACATGGATTCCAGTTATGGAAATTACAGCTATGGCCAACAGAGATCTACACAGAGTCCTATGTACAGAATGTCCGACAGCAGCATTTCAAACGCAAATCGGGGGAATGGCTTTGACAGAAGTGCTGAAACATCATCCTTAGCATTTAAGCCAACGAAGCAGCTAATGTCCtctgaacagcaaaggaaattcAGCAGCCAGTCCAGTAGGGCTCTGACCCCTCCTTCCTACAGTACTGCTAAAAATTCATTGGGATCAAGATCCAGTGAATCCTTTGGGAAGTACACATCGCCAGTGATGAGCGAGCATGGAGAGGAGCACAGGCAGCTCCTCTCTCACCCCATGCAAGGCCCTGGACTCCGTGCAGCTACCTCAGCCAACCACGCCGTGGACGAGCAACTGAAGAATACAGACACACACCTCATTGACCTGGTAACCAATGAGATTATCACCCAAGGACCGCCAGTGGACTGGAATGACATCGCAGGTCTCGACCTGGTAAAGGCTGTCATTAAAGAGGAGGTTTTATGGCCTGTGTTGAGGTCAGACGCGTTCAGTGGACTGACGGCCTTACCTCGGAGCATCCTTTTATTTGGACCTCGGGGAACAGGCAAAACATTATTGGGCAGATGCATAGCTAGTCAGCTGGGGGCCACGTTTTTCAAAATCGCTGGTTCTGGACTTATTGCCAAGTGGTTAGGAGAAGCAGAGAAAATTATCCACGCCTCTTTCCTTGTGGCCAGATGTCGTCAGCCCTCAGTGATTTTTGTCAGTGACATTGACATGCTTCTCTCCTCTCAAGTGAGTGAGGAACACAGTCCAGTCAGTCGGATGAGAACCGAATTTCTGATGCAGCTGGACACTGTGCTAACGTCAGCTGAGGACCAAATCATAGTGATCTGTGCCACCAGTAAACCAGAAGAGATAGACGAATCTCTTCGGAGGTACTTCATGAAACGACTTTTAATCCCACTTCCTGACAGCACAGCGAGGCACCAGATAATAGTACAACTGCTCTCACAGCACAATTACTGTCTCAATGACAAGGAGTTTGCACTGCTCGTCCAGCGCACAGAAGGCTTTTCTGGGCTAGACGTGGCTCATCTGTGTCAGGAAGCAGTGGTGGGCCCCCTCCATGCCATGCCAGCCACAGACCTTTCAGCCATTATGCCCAGCCAGTTGAGGCCGGTTACGTATCAAGACTTTGAAAATGCTTTCTGCAAGATTCAGCCTAGCATATCTCAAAAAGAGCTTGATATGTATGTTGAATGGAACAAAATGTTTGGTTGCAGTCAGTgataacttctttaaaaaaaaaatgtgatgaatgttggcgcgcacacacacacataaagcctGCTACATAGGGTATAGAGCCCCTTTCCAGTAGTGTTTAAATCGCAAAGGGTACTGGGGAAGAAGACGATTAAGTTGCATCTTTCGAGTCAGGGTAGATTTGGAGGAAGAAGGCATCCAATGAGACCTTCGGATGTGAAAGCCCCAGATGACAGAAAGCATCTGCCGATGCTCAGTTCGGTTCAAGCTAGACAACACTCACCAAGGAGCAAGGTGCAAGTGTGTTGATTTCAGAAGGACGTGAGCCTCGTGTGTTGATTCCATTCTGCTGTTCTCGAGATTTAGTTGCTGTCAAGTGCCTGGAGTggtgctttattttttgtttgcctCACAATTACATTGGTGGCATGTGCTAATATAAAGAGCTTTAACTTCAAACATTATTGGACTAAAGAGATGAACGGTTGCGTTTCGACAGAAAACcagatttttgccattttaagaGCAACAGTATTCCTCAATCCTGTCTGTTCTGCAGTATTAAGCTAAGAACAGGTAAAACAGGGTAACGGTAATCTGGACCTTAATTTCTgcagttcatttcttttaatgttcTTGTCTGCAAAAACTCAGGAAAGTGATTGTGTTTTGTACAGTACCTCAAAGGAATGTGTTGAAAGCACTATGTACTGCTGAGAGTAATGGGATAGGCTTCAATGTtactttatattaaaatgtatgtttACCTCAACAATTGGAAAATAGCAAGGAAAATTACTTTGAATGTATCCGGAAAAATACTGACGCGTGATACAACTGAATATTTacaatttaaagtaaaaatggaaggattttttaaaaaggttcttTCACTAATTATGGGGAATTAACCAGAGCAGAATAATTCTTTATATCAATACCTGCAAGAGTTCTTCGTACATTGCTCCTTGATAACGaagtgaaaatattcttaaaaggtACACTGGTTAATGGAAAGCTATTTACTCAGTTTGTGTTAGTGTCTGGAGCAGTCAACCACAAGACCTGTTTAGGACCCTGAAAGTCACAGTACCTAAAAACTAGGACTGTCTTTTTCCTGAAGAGGtggtaatggtggtggtggtggtagtttgcAAATTCTCCCTGAAAACTGCTGGAAATGGTGTCATTCTCTTCACTAATCTAGCTTATAGGCTTGCCATGCTGTTTGACAGAATGCAGAAGAtaacagccaaaacaaacaagcaaacaaatacaaacagaaaacaacCAACCAACTTACATATATCCACAAAGAATATGTCTGCATCCCCTTTCCTTCTTTTGGACTCCTCTCTTGTCAGTGCAATTTTGCTTCTCATTTTGAAATCTTCTGGGCTGTAGTGCTCCCACATTCATTTCTACCTCAGTTTTGTTACATTTCTCCTGGAAAGTCAAGTAGACAATTGgaagtagacacacacacacacacacacacacatgcacacatacacatgcacacacaccccaacagATATAGCTTGCCAAATGtattactttgttttctttcatcttttcctaTAAATCTAGTTTCTGAAAAATATCCATCTTCATGCTCACTTCCACCTGGGCCCACCCCCACTCTAACAGTGTATGTAGCATTTTTCTTAGTTTCCCACTCCTTTCCTGCTCCCCAAGTTGTTCTTTGTATCCTTTAATGCTTTATGTGCAACTTTACATTGCTAGCTGACTGATGTTCGGCAATGCCTCTGAACCGACACAGAGTAGGCCATAGCCTCCCAAAGCCACTGCCCATGCATAAGCAGTACAGCCTGGCtttttgaatgtatttttcctgtttttattttttattttattttattttttttttttttagttgagagATGCAGTAACAAAACTGTTGCAAAGCACTGGCATTTTATGTATTCAAAAAGTGATGTACATTTTTACAGACTTTAAATaaatgcaatgagaagccctaaGAAAGGTCTTtctgttattgttttgttttccttccatatttctttttttttgttgtttttactgaTTTCATCTACAATGTCAAATTCTCTGAAATGCTTAACATAGAGAAAGCTAATGAAGGACATCATATTTCTGAGATTTTATGATGCTTGATCATTACTccccttttttcttatttttcttgctaAAAACTGAGCAGATGAACTAGAATTAAATTTACTATGATTTCCTATCAATTAAACCTGTTCTTACATATAAATATTCCATATTAAAAAGTAGTGCCTTTCATTAAGGATACAAAAAGTAATATTCAAGtgcttcctctgcttttcacAAGTGAATAAACACTACAATCATGTTCTGGCGCTACCCTGCACACATCCCTTATTGTAAGGAAATTCTAATATCCCCATTAACTTGTAGGTTCATATTGATCTCACTGACAAGTTTACTTTTGCACAGTGCTGACctattttcagtcttttggaCGTCACATTTCATTTCTGCCAACATGCTGTGTTCACTTGAAAGCAACTGGCAAGTTTTGACAAACCCAGTCTTATTTAGACAACTTTGGAAAATCCGGTATTGACCCACATTTCTGTGGCTAGTAAGAGTTAATGCCAAATATATGACTGCACTATTGTGTTTTACActcatttataaaactgaaaataaagtcatGCATATTGGCTTTTAGCtttaaatgacttaaaaattacttttgaGCTATGAGTGTTCAAAAATCCATGTATTGAGGCAGAAGCTGAAGTTGTGTGTGAATTTCATTTAGCCTAATGAATACTAGGATTTGATCTCTTAGGAAATTGGGCATGCTGAAGAAATGAAGATCTGTTGAGGGAGATAAGGCTGACCTTTGAGGAAGTAGTGCTCTCCTGTGAGTCTTTGATTCTTCGTGGCAGCATTTTGAGCTCGTCTATGGACTAACCTAATAATGAGCTCTATTCTGACCATCCTTTCTTGAgcttggggttggggggtgggggatacCACATCCTGAGAATTGAATGTGTACAATCAGTGATGGTACAACTGAGTAATGGGGCTTCATAGTCTTGGCCTCTTTGACTGCTAAGAATTTGGAGAAGGCTACTAATGAAGGTAAGGTAATGAGCCAGTCCAAATCTCTTGCCGTCTGGCCAGGGGATTTGAGCCAGTATACTTAACAGCCCCTAATTTCTTTCTTCCCAACTGCAGTAACATTTCCAACAGGGACAAAAAGGAAGTGAAGGAAACTACTTCAGTAGAAGAATCAATAGAAATTCAAGAGGTAGTTCATAATGACCTTATGTGTGACACAAATGGGAATACTCTACACTTCTGGCATGCTTCTCACCAAAATATTTAGAACATTAGTGACAATATAGAAACTTTGCTGACTGAGCTGATCAATGGAATGTGAAGGCAGTATACTTTAAGGCTATTTACTTTCACACGGAATGTTTATCTATTAGTCAGTTTGTATTCTACTCAAATGCAGATAGACGGGTATAATGTTTTCTTGTGCATTTGAAACCTATCAAGGAGAAAATAAACCATTCCACTCAAATACATAGGCCAAACACCATCTGGGCCAGTGATAAAAACTATCCAGAGGCTATGCTATGTGAAATACCAAGGTCAATTTAC carries:
- the FIGN gene encoding fidgetin isoform X1, with amino-acid sequence MISSTSVYGLKMQWTPEHAQWPEQHFDITSTTRSPAHKVEAYRGHLQRTYQYAWANDDISALTASNLLKKYAEKYSGILEGPVDRPVLSNYSDAPSGLVNGRKNESEPWQPSLNSDAVYPMNCVPDVITASKAGVSSALPPADVSASIGSSPGVASNLTEPSYSSSTCGSHTVPSLHTGLPSQEYAPGYNGSYLHSTYSSQPAPALPSPHPSPLHSSGLLQPPPPPPPPPALVPGYNGTSNLSSYSYPSASYPPQTAVGSGYSPGGAPPPPSAYLPSGIPAPTPLPPTTVPGYTYQGHGLTPIAPSALTNSSASSLKRKAFYMAGQGDMDSSYGNYSYGQQRSTQSPMYRMSDSSISNANRGNGFDRSAETSSLAFKPTKQLMSSEQQRKFSSQSSRALTPPSYSTAKNSLGSRSSESFGKYTSPVMSEHGEEHRQLLSHPMQGPGLRAATSANHAVDEQLKNTDTHLIDLVTNEIITQGPPVDWNDIAGLDLVKAVIKEEVLWPVLRSDAFSGLTALPRSILLFGPRGTGKTLLGRCIASQLGATFFKIAGSGLIAKWLGEAEKIIHASFLVARCRQPSVIFVSDIDMLLSSQVSEEHSPVSRMRTEFLMQLDTVLTSAEDQIIVICATSKPEEIDESLRRYFMKRLLIPLPDSTARHQIIVQLLSQHNYCLNDKEFALLVQRTEGFSGLDVAHLCQEAVVGPLHAMPATDLSAIMPSQLRPVTYQDFENAFCKIQPSISQKELDMYVEWNKMFGCSQ
- the FIGN gene encoding fidgetin isoform X2 yields the protein MQWTPEHAQWPEQHFDITSTTRSPAHKVEAYRGHLQRTYQYAWANDDISALTASNLLKKYAEKYSGILEGPVDRPVLSNYSDAPSGLVNGRKNESEPWQPSLNSDAVYPMNCVPDVITASKAGVSSALPPADVSASIGSSPGVASNLTEPSYSSSTCGSHTVPSLHTGLPSQEYAPGYNGSYLHSTYSSQPAPALPSPHPSPLHSSGLLQPPPPPPPPPALVPGYNGTSNLSSYSYPSASYPPQTAVGSGYSPGGAPPPPSAYLPSGIPAPTPLPPTTVPGYTYQGHGLTPIAPSALTNSSASSLKRKAFYMAGQGDMDSSYGNYSYGQQRSTQSPMYRMSDSSISNANRGNGFDRSAETSSLAFKPTKQLMSSEQQRKFSSQSSRALTPPSYSTAKNSLGSRSSESFGKYTSPVMSEHGEEHRQLLSHPMQGPGLRAATSANHAVDEQLKNTDTHLIDLVTNEIITQGPPVDWNDIAGLDLVKAVIKEEVLWPVLRSDAFSGLTALPRSILLFGPRGTGKTLLGRCIASQLGATFFKIAGSGLIAKWLGEAEKIIHASFLVARCRQPSVIFVSDIDMLLSSQVSEEHSPVSRMRTEFLMQLDTVLTSAEDQIIVICATSKPEEIDESLRRYFMKRLLIPLPDSTARHQIIVQLLSQHNYCLNDKEFALLVQRTEGFSGLDVAHLCQEAVVGPLHAMPATDLSAIMPSQLRPVTYQDFENAFCKIQPSISQKELDMYVEWNKMFGCSQ